The Aquila chrysaetos chrysaetos chromosome 17, bAquChr1.4, whole genome shotgun sequence region AAAATTCGGGTTGCCTGGCTTGCAGCACACAGGGGGCTGTGTAGAGGTGGTCCTCTACAGCTTCGAAGGGGACAGTTTTGGCCACGTTTGGCTCCAATGAGGTCTGGCCTCAGCAGCCCGGCCACCCAGCGCTGACAGTAAATCCTTTGCTTTATCAACATACGATGTGATTCCTCCCGtgcaaagaatgaaacaaagacCGGCTCCATGTCAACAGGGAAACGGCCGCCACTGACGCTGCCATAGGCAGGGCCTTTCACCAGCCCGGCCGGGCTGTTTGCCCTAAACAGTTTGTTAATCATGTTGAGCTtccccccccaagcccacctCATTTTTCTCAACTAAGTAATTATTGCTGATTCTGTCCGAATCCTATTAAATTCTCCAACCCTGCAAGGCTGTTAGCAGCAACGTTAAGCTCAGCGTTGTTCAAAACTGTTGCTGAATTGCGTCAAGTGCTCGCTCTGAGTTTCAGCTTCCTGCAAGTTAAGGAATAACAGCTTGCACAGCTGCAATATCCTAAGCAATAAAAAGATAAGATAAAACTACCATAGGCTTGACTGCcagaccaaaaccaaaccagatcACCTGTTACACAGTCCCGGCCTCGTTACCTGCCCCTGCAACCCACGCAGGCTCAAGTCCATCACCGCACACGGGTGCCTTCCTGCTGTTCTCAAGGAACACGGGACGCGCTTGTGAGCTTCGTGgtttctctgcctctgcagctTTGTAACTTCAGCAACACTTTCCCTCTTAAAACGTTTCTCAGACAAAAACCAGAGGCTGCAACTCATGGCAAGAGCGGTAGCTGCAGGCTGGGTGCGATGCCGGAGGTGGCTGCTGTGCTGAGCCATGCCtggttgcttttttcctcaccGTGCGTTCTACCATCGAGGGAAGGatggaggcaggagcagcaggggaAACCCCAAATTTCTTACACCTAGAGGAGCCAAATGGGTGGAAAGCAGAGACCTTCAGAGAGCTTGAAAATGTGACACGCCACATCCCAGCGGGGATGGAGCGAGGAGAAGCCCTGTGGCTGCCTTCGGGCCCTGAGGTGGGGGAACCGgtcctgtgaggagaggctggagaaggaTGCTGGAGCTGCTCCTCATGCCCAACGTCCCGCTGGCCCGCATCAACTTCCTAGGCCCTTGTAATCCAAAGAGTCGTGATAGAAATGCACTAAAATTGATTGGGTTTTCTCCATAGCCTGCAGCTTCTGTGAAGTAATGTTcctgcacatatatatatgtgtgtgtgtgtgtttatctgCTCACATACTTTTGTTCTCTGTTGTGGAGAGTGCCAGGAGCTTCTGGGGCACACAGATGTCCCCAGCAGCTGTAGCTGCTGACGGAATTCCAAGGACAGGAGCCAGCCTGCTCGCTCTCCCCCTCGGGGGGAGGCTGAGCTCCCGGTACCCTGCTTGGCACACGCCGCTCatccctctgctgctgaaggcaCCCCGGCTCCATCTCTCCTGTGAGCGGAGGAGTGGTTCAGCAATACTGAAAACCAGGAAATTTTTGCAGCGCGAGTCCTCAGAAACATCCACGTCAAGTTGTCCAGAGGGTACAAAATGCACGAGATTTCGGTGGTTTCCGGAGACGATGGTGACCTCCGTCCACCCGCGTGGTTGCAACTCCTCCACGCCGGTCCCACACAGCTGGCAGCGAGAGGGTGTTTGTCCCGGCCGGTTCTGCACGCACAGCTTCATGGCCTCGGGACCGAGAGGAGCTGCATCTCCCGAGGTTGCTTTCTTGCTCCATGGCGAGGCAATAACGTTTCCCCGCGGGGCCCGTAGCCGTGGGCGCAGGGACTGCGTGGCTCCTTTCCTTGCAGGTGGCTTTAACCGCAGGGCCGTGCCACACCGCAGCCAAGCAGGTAACGAACGCCCTGGGTCTGGCTAGCACAGCGGCTGCGATGGAGCGCCGTGCTGCATGCAAGCTCCAGCACGCCCGCCGGTATTTGTAAaacattgttttgctttaatctGGCTTTTTAAGTAAATTGTCAAAGCCCTTTCTGTTCACtaggaaccttttttttttttttttttttttttttttttgactgcaaAGTTTCGTCTTTCAAAGCTTGGCTAGTTTTGAGTGATGCTGAAAAACCCCATTTGCAGTGGCTTTTTGTTCCGTGCTGGTATTGTTCAAGCAAAagtggttgttttcttttcgTCCTGGCATAGCTCAGGAGTGACTGCATGGTCTGAGCTcaaactttctaaaaatactcACCCGTGAGGAGAGATCCAGCACGGCAGCGTTCAGACCCAGAGATTAACGCCTTGGAAAAGTGCAGTGGTCTGAAAAAGAAGCCGGTGGCAGCGTCGTGCCAACTCTGGGCACTGTAAGCCCTGGAGCTGGGACGCGTGGCAGGCAGAGAGGATCTGCAGAGTGCCGCGGGTCTCTCTGGGATGCCGAGACCCAGGTACGGGGGAAGTCCACGCAGCGCCTGCAGAACCAGCCCAGGGGAACTACTGTTTGTGGGAAGGCTGTCGGGTGATTCAGAAGTCATAAAGAAAAGCACTTCTTGCTGCTTGGAGAAGCAAGGGTGAACGATGAGCCTGCTCCTCACCCGAGGCTGGTCTTCGTGACCACATCCTCTTGTCGGAGCGTGGGACGGGCGGctctgggggaagggaggatggCAGGGACTGAGCAGAGCGGAGATCAGGCATATGACAAATTGCAGGAAAGCATGTGGGAGCTCCTTTTTGTCCTTCCACTGGCTGATTGCAGGAAGCTCCCCAGGTGACGGCTTTagcagctgctgggacaggAGACCGTATTGTTCTGCGCTGGCGTTTACAGCCGTGCCAGTTTTTGGCAGGAAGCTACAAGACAAAACCCTTGCGGTCTTCTTTCTCGCTCGCCGGGTTTGCTCTCAAGGGGCTGATCCTTCAGCTCAGCTTTTTCAGCTTAGCTCGCCACCTGAGGAGGTCCAGCTTCCCCCTCCCAGCTGGGCCAGTCCCACGGGCTTTGCCCTAAGATCCTGGCAGGAGCATGGAGACTTTTCATAGAGCTCGGGCAATATTAAAGGTTGCTGCTGTCACGCCTACCACTGCATTTCTAATGCTAAACTATGCGGTCACCCAGCATACCAACCCCCCTTGTACCTGTCTGGGCCCTGTTTAGTTCCCGTTCCCCTTTCCCTGGCCTTGGGCTCAAGTTCCGTTCTCAGTTTGGGTTTTCTCGGTGATGCGCAGAGGAAGaacatttggggttttcttaCTCCGTCTGGCATCGCATAGGAAGGCAGAAGCTGGCAGCGCCCTTGAGATGAAAGGACGTGGGAACACGAGGGAACCGTCACTGCTGGTCTCACTGGAGCTTGCAGCGCAGAAACCGGCAGCATGTGGCCGTGTCTGCAAGCGAACTCTTTAGGTTGCTGCCATCTCCCTGTTCTGCCTCTCCCCCGCGGTGCTGTGCCTCCCCGTGACACCGTGCCCAGCCCGTGGTGGCCAGCAGCACGTGGCTGACCCAAGGGCACGGTTTCCAGCCCCAtcttctccagcctgcagcCAGGGGCACGGCAGCTGAGCTCTGCCGGTGTTAAATCCCGAGACTTGTTCCCCtgcctcctttttccttccctccgTGGGGTTTTATACCGAAGCCGGGAACGACGGTCACGTCCCCTCCGAGGAAACAACAGGCTGCGGCACCTCCAGCGAGGGCGGCTGCGCGTCGGAGGCTGCCGGCAGCAAatccccccgccgcgggggtgATGGGGCAGGCAGGTTGGTGTGTCACCGGCTCTGCCGAGGGATGTCAGCCGGGGTTTTGCGCGGAGTGGATGCGCCCGGTGTTGTAATCTCACCCGGAGAGCACCTGGCTGCGGTTCAGCCCCCACCGCTCTTGCCTGCGCCCGCGATCTCACGGGGTTTTGCAAGCCCAGCCAGCCCACGGTGAGCCTAGGCGTGATTCAGCCGGGGAgcctctctcccagctgagtCAGGCTTTAATTCCTGCGTCTCCGTGCCCCGCTGCGGGGAGGGGGATACGTCTACAAATTGCAGGAGCCCTCACAAGCACCGCTGCGGTTtcacccccccagcccagcatcccGGCCAAAGCCGGCTCCCGCCGTAGCTCCTTCCTCTCTGCGGTGCTGCTGCGCCGAAACAGCCGCATCGTGTCAGCCCGTCGGGCTGCGCCGTCCTGGTAAATGACCCCATTCCCGAGAAACGGGGATGGAGCTGCCAACGTACAGCTCCCTAGATCGAGGAGAGGGCAGCGGACGGCCCGGCCGTGCTCTGGGGACCTCACCGTGCGTCTCGTCCGTGTCTCCCACCGCCATCACATCTTTTGCCACGCGTACGGCAGTGTGGGTAGCGCCCAGGGTGTTTAAATCCGTAACCCCTGCTTTGCAGAAAGGGCGAACGGGCTTGCGGGGTGACTGGCAAGCACCGTTGGCCCTTTGCAAAGCCGTGGCCAATTCCTTGGATAAAGAGTCCGCAGAGGCCGAGCGCCTGCAAATGGTGCCCACGCAAGGACGAAGGAGGGGCCGTCGCCCACGGGCCCCTATCAGCAGCCCCACGAGCTCGGTCCGGGGGCACTAGGAAACGAAATGCCATTTAACGGGGCGTTCTCCTGCCCCGTTTCTGCCCCAGCCTCCGCCAGTTCTGCCCTCTCCCGtactggggcagggggatgggaCAGGAAGGCCCTCGTTATTCAGGGCTTGCTAATTAGACGGGAATGTTATCTCCAGCCCAGATGTCAGCTCTGACCTCCCTCTAACCTTCTGGAAATCAAAACAGATGCAactctgtttgttttaaaataataaaaataagcatttgggGTGAAGCAGGAAAACCTGGCCCTGGGGGTacggctggggagggaggagggcacGCGACCAGATAAGCCTGGTGAGATACgccaggctgcagagctgggagggacAGGCCACCCTGCCCTGGGCAAAGTCCCATGGCTTATGGTGGCTGTGCACGTACTTCGGGGCCTCTAACCTATATCCAGCTGTGGCGGTGGTGCAGACACAgcttcccttcccatcccatcccagctgGGACCAGTAGATCCAGAGGTGGAACTGATGAGGAAGGTGAGCTGAGTTTGTATTTTACCTCCCTGCCTTGGCTTCGGGATTTACCAAAGGGTCTCAAAAGGAGATGTTGATCCCTGGAACGAGCTCTGCCTTTCAAACCTGACCGCCTTTTGGTCATGCCATCTAAGGCAGTCCCCAAATTGTTTCAGACTAAAGGGAGCTGGGTGACGTGAACAGCTGGTGATTCTTGTCCTTGGCTTGTAGTAAAAActtgttttattgcatttctgtaaTAACCTTCTGTAGCTGGGGAGCAAACTTTGCCTGGCTCTGAACTGGGCCAGTCCTTTGAGCACCTCACCCTACGTTAACCCAGGTTTACACCTCTGTTCCCCATAGCAGACTACATCGCTTCGCTTCCTCTTCTTTGTAAACCCACAGCTCCAGCCCGGAGCTTAACACCGAGGAGGTCTTTACCGGGCACCCCTCGTCCTTCTGTGTCGGACATCCAGGCACCCTGAGCTGCAGCACCAAAATTCCTGATGCCAGAGGCTTGACGGCAGTCCTTGCTGCAAAACGAGGATTGGATGTGACCGGCTGAGAACCAGCACTCTCGAGCTTTCTCGttctgctgcagcctctgcagcTCGGGATAGCCGCTGGTCCAGCCTTGGCTCTACCCTGCCCGGGCCATCTACTCCGCAGAACGGGAGCGTGGCCCGCACCGAACTGCCCCAAGCCCCCTCTCCAGGGACTCTTCCCGATGGGATTTTCAGCTGTGTAAGGTGGACTGGGGGGAGCTGAGCTGCACGCTCAGCCGGCAGAGCTGAGatgccctctccctgcctccctcctcccgcccTGCCTGCAGATCGTGTCCATGACCTATTTGTCAGCCTCGTACCTGACATCCCATATCCTTGCGGTGCGCTTCCCCCATCCACAGCCTGGAGCTCATCTCAGCTTTCCCCATTTCCCATCTTTTATGAATACTTCAGAGGGATTGCTCATCACGCAGCAATTCTGATATTGCAAAAGGCACCGCTGATTTGCAGTCACACGTCATTTTGCCTACCATTATCCCCAAGACAGCAAGCAGGTAAAAGTTTGGAGGTTTCCCTTCTCGCTTGCCTTCTTTGAAATCACCTGCTGGCCCACTGAGTAATGGGTGGTTTTTTACGCTCTGAAGGTTGTGCCTCACAGTTATGACATCACAGCAGTGATGCATTGCCCTCCAGCAACATCACCAGAGCAGAACATGATTTCTGTTGTCTTCCAGCCCTAGCTACCGCCTGGTACACCCTGTCTCCCCGAGCTTCAGGGTTACTGAAGCAGAGTAATAGCTGACAGGTGAGTAATCGAGAAGCTACCTGACCAGATTTAGACCTGACTGTGAACATCATCTCCGATAACAACGGGAAGGAGGATCCGTGCCTGCTaaggtgcagagctgctgaaggagaaggacGGTGCACAGACATCCCTGGACACGCATACGGACAGCATTCACACAGCATACCTGCAGTCCAGCTCCGCTCACAGaaaccagcacagctccctGGACTTGAGTGAATTTGCACCCGTTTTTATGACCTAAACTTCTGAGCCAATATTTACATGATAGGCGGACGCACCAACTCGCTGCGTGACACTGCGTACGCGCACTGACGTGTGCTGGTACGGTGCACACAGACGCCAGCGAACACACTCGCAAAGACTCGTGCTTTTACAAGTAGGCAGAGACGCCCGCTCTCCTCCAGGAGGTGAGACGGACAATTCCTCAGGCTGCTTCAGGATGGTCCTTTACATTTGCAAGAGGGACATTAACAAACTGGAGCAACTCCAGTGGAGGAGCACGAAGCTGGCACGGAGGAGCATCTGACGCATGAGCAGAGGCAGCGGGAGTTCGCAGAGGTTTGTGAGGGAGGCCATCTAACCGCGGTCTTCCACTACCCAAATGGGGGTTACGCGGAAGGTAGAGCCAGATTGCCAGAGGTgcccagtgaaaggacaagaggcgAGAACAGAGACTGTGGATTTGCCATCCTCAGAGAttttcaaaacccagctggatATGGCCCTGAGCGCCCTGACCTAACCTTAAGGCTGGTCCTGCTCCGAGAAAATGTTTGGACTGGAGACCTCCAGAGTTACCTCCTACACTAAACGATGCTGTGATTTTGGTAATCCTACATGTTTGGCAATAGACATTCCTTAATTCAGATACTGATTGCAACCACTTGCATGTGGGGTGCTATAACAACCCCTGTGACCAGCCACGCAGCTGGAATAAATTCATTCACGGTATCACTGGAAAGGAGGCTTTCTGGCCTCTCCTGGGCTGCGATTCCCTCATAGTTTCTGACCAGCTTACATCTGGCTGCCCATGACCGTGCATTTCCAGCACCTCTCTAGCACTCAGGCAGTCAAATGGACCGAGGAAATGATCAAGCTggaaacatctttcttttggttcaagtttttttccagctggatcAGCCGGCTGTGTCATCTGGGACTGGCAGTGGGAGTGTGAAGATCAGACGAGGGAGGGGAACAGCCCCCCTTCGGGGACTGCTCAGACTTGGGTTGACCTAATGCGGTCATCAAACCCTGACCCTTGTGAGGCTGAGGAGGAACACGATGTTCCACCCTTGCAGGTTAACCCAGCTCACGTCACTCCTCCCGGGGGAAAGGGTGCACAGCTTCTCTTTCTGGAGCCACAAACAGCCTGCAAGCAGTGAAGGGTGGCTGTTGTGATAAGCTCAGGAGAGGGGGGGGATCACCTGAAATCACTcccacagctcctgcccccCTTGGCTCTTAAAATATGTGGCTTGAGAACTATAAAATCTCAGTACGCGGTAGGGAAGGTCATTACATCTGGCAGCTCATGCACCTCTCCGCAGACCTGGGTGTCTGAGAACTGGTAAGCCCACGTAGTAGCACCTAGCCCACCCAACCCTGCGTTTCTGCGACTCGAACATAGCCACGACTACGAGAAATGTGTTATAGAGGAAGCTCTCAGCGCCTGTTTCCTCTCTTATAAAACAGAGATAGCTGCCTCCTGGAGTGCTAAATATGACTGGTTTTGGTAAAGATTGCTGAGGGCTGGCGGTCAGCGCGTGCTTTGTCCTCTGGAAGGCCAGCCTTCCGCAGCTCGCAAGTGGCACGGCTAATCCCTGCCTCCCgcctgctgctccttcccgAAACATGCCAGTGTTCGCAGAAGGAGGTGGGTTCtgtgacatcttttttttttttttttttttctttttttccccctcctatTGGGATAAATTGAGTCACGCTGGGATGATGTCCTACAGGCTGGCAGCTGGCCCAAAACCAGTGTTACAGCCTGAATCCTGCTCGCTGtacccccctccccatcccagccacCATATGCGTGTGGCTTAACTTTTCATGTCCTTGGTTTAATAAACTCATGTCAGGAATTTTATGTGCATAGCAACCTTATCTGATGACAGTGACATTTTTAGCATGTTTATGCATGGTTTTATTTGTAAGCAGTTTCCAGCGTAGTTCAGCCGGGTGGATTGAAGGGGGTTGAAATGTGTAAGAACCCAACGCGCCCACTGACAACTCAGCCAGAGGTACTGGGGGGCTCCGAAGCACATCCAGAGGCAAAAGGATCTGCAATGGAGTTTGTGCACCAGATTTGCCAGCTGCAGCCTTTCACACACTTGCTAGAGTCTGACAAGCAACACTGGGGGGGCCGAGGGgagggttgtttgtttttcctttctttttttcttccgGTTCTCAGTACTATCACAACCAGATGGGAATAGGTTTCCCACGTCGGATGTGGGGGACTCTCCAACCCAGTGCTCCCAGATACCCACAACATGACAAATACAGACGTTTCTGCTTCACCACAGCTCCAGCTAGTAGGAGTTatgggggtgggaaggggaggggagccGGGTCGTTTTGTAGTTTGAAATTTAAACAGCTGGATTCAGCGAGGGTTCCCAGGGTTTTTCCCGGGAAGGAGGTCAGTGGCTTGTGCAGGCAGATAGCCTGGGAGCAAGCATCAGGAGTGCCCCTCGAGGCTCCACCTCCGCAGCTCTGCCTCGAGTGGAGCACTCTTGCCCGTATAAGGCTGTGGTTGTCGCAACGAAAAACAACCATAAATAGTTGTGTGATTGTTACCTGCCTCGCTCTGTGCAAGATGGGCACCTTCCCAAGTCAGACtcttcctgcctgcagcttccaGCGCTCCCCTCCCCACTTCAGCTCCAGAAAGGCAGCGTTTCCCATGTCTCTGCTCACGGATGTGCAAGCCCAGGCCACGAGGTCCAATTTCTCCAGGTGCTTTGCCCTGCACTACTCCTTGCCTTGGACCGTTCAACGTGTAGAAAGCCTCCTGCCCGAGGCTATTCACttgctttgcaaagtgctgCGGGAGGGGGGGCTGCGGCTCATATGTCTGCGTgcctttcttcagcagcttgtGGACCAAAAGTTTCCTTAGTTTGAAGGAACTCAttcttcatcttcatcttctctCATTCTTCAACTGAGAGTGTATGTACCAGGgaagctgcaggaggagaaagaaaattagtacAGCAGGGCAAAACAGGACACCAGCAGAGATGGTAAACAGCCCTACGCAAGAcgtttctgttttcttcttttccagggTGTGAGATCCCACAGGAGAGGATGCATCCAGGCAGGGGACTGCAtggcagggaaggagctgtGCTGACCAGCATGTAGGCAGGGATTGCACCACCTTGCTGAGCTTGACCCTAATCCCACAGCATGGCTGTGGCACTTCTCTTGGGGGGTCCCCTGCGCAGCCCCTGGGGACCTGAGGCACATGGGGACACGCAGCGCGGGAGACGTTGCTGTGCCGTGCAGCCCCTGCTGTCGGCATCAAGGGAAGAGGCTGTCCTCAGGGTCTTATGCTTAGTATGTGAGCCTTCAAATGGCCACCTTCCCCCCAACTTTTCTCTCCGGGAAAATGATCTTTCTTTCT contains the following coding sequences:
- the LOC121233901 gene encoding uncharacterized protein LOC121233901 isoform X1, which produces MFLHIYICVCVCLSAHILLFSVVESARSFWGTQMSPAAVAADGIPRTGASLLALPLGGRLSSRYPAWHTPLIPLLLKAPRLHLSCERRSGSAILKTRKFLQRESSETSTSSCPEGTKCTRFRWFPETMVTSVHPRGCNSSTPVPHSWQREGVCPGRFCTHSFMASGPRGAASPEVAFLLHGEAITFPRGARSRGRRDCVAPFLAGGFNRRAVPHRSQAGCEIPQERMHPGRGLHGREGAVLTSIPQEKRAGMIIFRVMMAVRRNFAGKLNHRCKRQQCLQDSLHPSLTQAATSSQGISEEAPEHLCPVGLIPLTLSCLLVAEKYCRAEQIPGNDALIYGKEDDCVKWSSSAPRLKGVFPQRWHLIYVSWYFLTSYKANAS